In Alnus glutinosa chromosome 7, dhAlnGlut1.1, whole genome shotgun sequence, the sequence CCACAAATCATAAACCAAATATCATTTACCCAATTGCATATGAGTAAAAATAACTTCAGTTTCATTCACATAGATGTTAAAGATTGTATAAAACAATATGTATCCATGtcatcaaaattattaattgtcTCATTACATCCCAAATTGTTTATTAACAAATACTGTAatgccccgaatttgagcctgcaaattcgtaagcagaaacctccggtttccacatgacattactacatcagagataaactctcgcagcggaatatattttttttcttctaaagacttaggaattgatagcataacacatatagagctgactgaaatacctcgatacgtttattaaaagttacttaggtttatctttacatcctatatgcacactaggtgcatcaaaattagtgccacaggcggcacataagcatataacataaaacttGTCGAAcgtgacattgttataaatatttacatgccataaaacaaaacacatataagtgcaactagtaatttctaagctagcacatgatagttcgttgatggtttcaaaaaccatcaaaactggcatatgggtccatgccttcattctacagatctgcatcagtaactatgcaaatatgacgtcatcatatttacatagacaaacaagtgagtcatctattttcatatctaagttaccatcagattaataacagttcataaataatacaaatgcaaaggttgtatgaatgtgcatcgtagtaaccatttagtttggtgttttatgatcatcttacttcagacctctcgttcttaggtatcaaaacccgttcatgtcctttgcctcacacttaaagtcttacctgtttgcactggaatcctaccggtcccagcattagttatatattaggacttcggacacccctgggtcactctgaaccccctggatccactgactagcctttcttccacttgctactacatcagcttgttgatggctatctcatcagccgttatattaattggacccaacatgcaatgcatgaacaaccacatgcaataaacacacatcacacagtcctaatgaaacatagaatcattcctcagtaagtacatccatacttactctccttggtgtagtttcttagctccttttctgtgacaattatacaaagaagatgatatatacatcagtccttttttcaatattaaaaaatgtgtatatttttacatcactttactcatcgtttttagttatcaattaaaaggtaattacttcaacatgaatcctacaacgattcatgagaaaatattacaacgtttcatgtttaagcgctgaaacacagcataatgctcttggtaatataacacttaaacatgaatcctaacaggataatatttttatgtaaagggatagggaaattagcggcatagccactttgtaggaatacaataaatttataaaataaatacgggggtttaaaccaactccgtagtaaggcaataaatgataaaataaatacgggggttgttaaaccaactccgtagtaataaatacaaatgaaatcaaatagtaaggaagaggtgtcaagatttactcaccaatttgatttggagagaaaataacttcaagaacaccaaagtggttgtgtggtagaaggagagaaaaagggagagaaaaccaaagcaaaagctttcttgaaagttgtctaggatttgtgtggaaaaacaaagggccttgcatgcttatttataggaggaaagcatgggtatttaggtccaaaatgtaataaaagaattagcttattggataatgtcttgcaaatttggattttagaattttcgtccaactagagggcagcctactccgagaattatttcgatggtcaaacctactccgattgacgtgaaattttgagggttgatagaggacttcatgaaaaacattttctctttttggttcatcccatttcgagttcgttttgactgAGTTCCGGTctagtcaaagtttctgtcttaTACCTTTCAACCACTTTCCACGTTCACAcatgctttattgatttttcttttcttgtcataATTACTCTTTATGAAAGTCTTCCTTCATTAAtacgttttgttttttatacataaatgtttctagaagcatggagatatttttctttgacagtttttcgtttaatatcgacagttgggttatttaggctcgggtcaaaaagtcaactggtggacttttttactaacttttgccatatgatagatctttcttttataagtacaacggtctttgatttatctaaatctgagttcgtttgacctgttttctgttcaatcaaagtttaaagcttaaatgctACTtctaggtttttaagggttttcaggttttgatctttaagttttcaaaacaactttaggtttgcttataaaaacacgTGGacattgtttcctcaacaatatcaatgatttcttaggagtttgaatctctcgaatattgtttcctcaacaatatcaagggtttcttaagagcttgaatttccCGGGCGTTACAAATACACAagacaaaatcaaacaaaacatcaaaaaaaaatatccatcTCCCTAAAAATATATCCCCATCTCCACCAACTAACACCAGCAACTCCCCCTAAACCATTGTCCGTACACTCTTCCCCTTTTTCGTCACAAATGACAAAGGGAATAACTCAAGTGGTCTCATCTACATCCTTACTTTGACGAGTCTCTTTGAATCACTGCCTTGACATCCATCTCTATATGCACAATCTTGACCTTGTAAAGTCCTAAGCAGTTGATTTGGCCGTAGAAAATCTTCCAAGTCGAGTGTTACTTGCAAATGTCCCTAAGAGGCTGAAATGATGGCTCAGTGCTACGGAAGGGGACCTTGAAAAGAGTAGTAAGCCGAGTGATCATGCCTTCGAAAGAAAGAGAAGTGACCTTCTCTGTGGAGGCATCATGATTCATGAATAACAAAGATAATGATCAACGGGAGATCAACATATCAACCTGCGTGGTTAATTCCTACGTGCCCTTTTTCTATGTCATGCCCACCACcaaaagatagaaaagaaaagtaaactaAATAGAGACCAATTATgacaaaatatacttttttaagaataattaattaataaaacaataaaacgaTGATATTATAAATTAACTACATTTCCAATATTTGACAAAAGCTCCAAGAATCATTCCGAAAGCAACCGCCATTACGACTCCCACAGCTGTGTTTAACCTGAGCAGACGACGATCTTTCTTAGGCATCGTTATATAAAGAATGCCACTGTTAATAtctgtttttatttcttctgCCTTGTATTCTTTTGGCATTTCTATCTCTTTGGTTAAAATTTTCCATCTTGTTGAGGTTCCATCCAAAGGACGTTGTCCTCTAATTATCAAGCCCCCACGATTGTTAAATTTAATCTTTACTTTATCTTTTTCAATGCCTGAAACATCAAAGGAAAtgaataattaatcaaaatataatttaaacaacCATCTTGTTCATTACGGAAATATTAAAGTTAATTTTATGGGCCTTGTAATTTTATTTGTCTTATATTTCCATTATtcagtattaaaattattgtttatttaatacttgaacttaggaatataattaatttctaattatattgtttaaatataatttgtttgatgcgtagacctaagaataattaacaataccatacatGCTggcgtgtttacagtaatatccaagaatgcaatatctaaaaaagttctggctaaggaaagtcttgggatttaagtgtgtccattgtgacccccctcactttcctgggaactaacttggttgcaccttggaaaatgctgtttaccccatttaggtatttgtttgttatattcttggggctatttgtgggcatctatacagttaatagatgttaatgaagtcgtaattattataatatttttgggagagccacagcatcccaattttagaataataattacatcagggttatacacatgaacttcatgtagaaaaattaacatcgattatgtaattaattcataaatttaattgcttaTCCTCACagtgaagtttttatttttatgacttaattagaataagataataaatttaatattaaaataaaatttctcttaggcccacaggtacggagaattttatttattaatgtttaagcttattagtcttattaataaagggtaaatttcatgcgtgatgcaaccttttcccacaggtaggttgaaatttactatttactattaaattagcattggttaatttaaaataaagtttcatagcattaaaattttttccttgattattgCAGCTATTTCTACTATTGCTATTCTAGAAAGTACTGTTCCAATGCTTAATGGGAACAATTTTTCTAagtggaaagaaaatttacttttctatttgggGTGTTTAGAACTTGATTTGGCGCTCCGTGAGGATGAACCACCTGCCCTCACGGATACTAGTACGCCATTAGAAGTTACGAAGCATGAGAGGTGGGAGCGATCTAATTGCCTAAGTCTCATGTTTATGAAGTCTCACGTAACTAAGGGCATTAGGGGTTCTATCCCTGAATGGAAAAAGGCAACAGAGTTCATGCGGGCCATTGAGGAACAATTTGTAAGTTCCGATAAGGCATTGGCAAGCACCCTAATGAAGAAACTCTCAAGTAAAACCTTTGACAGATCCAGAAGTGTGCGAGAGCACATTATGGAAATGAGGGACATGGCAGCTCAACTGAAGTCCCTAGAGGTTGATATTTCTAATTCCTTCTTAGTTCATTTCATCTTGAACTCACTCCCGACTGAGTACACTCCTTTTATGATATCCTATAACACACATAAAGATAAATGGTCAGTGAATGAACTtctgaccatgtgtgttcaGGAGGAGGAAAGGCTAAAGCATGAGAAACCACAAAGTGTTCACTTTGTGGCTACTCATGATAAGGGGAAGAGTAAAAGAGGCAAAGGTGCCCCGCATTTCAAGAAAGATAACAAGTTGTCAAATAAGAAAATTGACAATAAGGATACTTGTTTCTTTTGGAAGAAAGGGGGGCATATGAAGAAGGATTGCCAAAAGTACAAAAGATGgcttgaaaagaaaggtaatatcatatctctagtatgtcatgaatcttttttttgttgaggctcATTGTAATACATGGTAGATTGATTCCGAGGAGGTCCGACAAGAGTCTGCCTCTTCGGGTGAAGAGTCTGCTGAAGAGAGGGATGGGATGAGGATGTTAGCACCCTCCAAGATGAAGCTTTCATCAAAGACATGGTGGAAGAGCATACTCCTTGGACTCCTTCAATAGAGCGTCCAGTAACTCCCCCACCCCCTAGCTATGACTGCGAAATGGGGCATGCTACCCCTCAAGAATCATACACGGCTCCTAATCAGACAGATATTCAAATGGGAACACCCGAGAGGGTAAGTACCGAAGTGCCAGGAAGTTCTTAGCAAGCAGGGGTTCAGAATATGACGGGTACTGGCCTTGAAGTAGGGGGCGCGAATCAGTCCGAAGCGAGCCAACATCTCGGAGTGCCTGAAAGATCAAGAGTCAATGCTGACGCCACTACCCCCGAGGCAGATCTGCACCACGAAGCTTCTGATAGAGATAGATTCAACACCGAGGCTAGCACTTTTGAATTAAGGCCTAATGAGTCTGAGGCAGCCCCGAATACGAAAGCTGCTCCTTCTGTGGGCCCTAGCTCTTCTTCTAGACTTACAGCGGCCTTTGAAGTCTTAGGTAGAGGCCTTCTTggtcatccgatggaggccataaaaGACCTAATCCCCGAAGGGTTCCTGAGAAAAGCAAGGGCTTCCTCCCCCGAGAAAATTGCCccaaggcattcttatctccAATTCCCAGGTGGGCTTTCGAAAACaaacttttgttttaaccaATTTTAAGCACTCGATTCTAAATTTGCCTACCTTCTTCTTTATAGCTTCTGGTGAAGATGATGACAGCCCTCTGGCAAAGATATGAAAATCGTCAAGTAGTGCCGCCTGCTGCTCCAATtcccgaagtgcaagctcgaCTCTCAGGCCTAGAGAAGGAAGTTTGAAAGCTCTCCTTCAATCCAGGGACGAAGAGCTTGCTTCCCGGGACTTGATTATATCCGAGGAGCGCTTCGCTAAAGCTCGTTTAGAAAAGGAAATGTTTGAGGCAAATGAGCGGTATACTCACTCTGTTGCGAGTCTTTCTGCTGAAATTGACCGTGCAGATCAACTGGCTTCTCGCCTGCTGGCCGTCCAAAACAAATGCTCTGAAGCGTGCAAGAATGCTGAAGCTAAAAAGGAGAAACTGAAGGCTAAGGTTGAAAGGCTCAAGGCCGAAAGAGACAAAGCAGTCAAGGCACAGGACCGTTCGGAGAGTCTTTTGATCAGACTTAGAGCTAGATACGACGCAGGCCAAGTGAAACTGAAGCGCTACCTGAAGCAGCTAAGCTATGTGCCATTTCTTCGAGACCAGAGATGGGCTTGGGGATTCAATTGGGGGTTCGAAAACTTTCAAACTTTGGTGAAGAACCCTCAGTATAAGTTCAACCCCGAAACTGTTGGGCTGCATCTAGTAGGAATTCTGGACGAAGTAGTCCAAGAAATGGGGGACTTCGGTAAAGAATTCATGCCTGATGTTCCGAGTTGGGGTGCTGACACACCGGATCCCTGAGAGGACCCTCTTGAAGAAGCTGCAGACTAAGGGTTGTTTCCCAGGcctaaatttttctttcttttgaaatctttgtaacctgtaaaagaTTTTATATTTCACTTTTTGACCTTTCAATTTCCTtatcgcttttttttttttttttttttttcttttctttctctcttttggaGACTGAATTTAGATGATCCATATTCATAGCATCTGGAGACCCCCAACTGAGGGGTTTCTTGTattggtatcctttccataaccccttcgggttgtccgaggaaaggattcgggcggattctttccTGAATGTCtttatcccttcggaaacccccaaccgaggggtttcttccctttgcatcctttccatgaccccttcgggttgtccgaggaaaggattcgggggGATTCTTATCCTCATCCCTTtgaaaacccccaaccgaggggtttcttccctttgcatcctttccatgaccctttcgggttgttcgatgaaaggattcgggcggattcttcccTGAGCATCCCCACCAAAACTCTTTCGAGTTGTTCGAGGTTGGGAGTTGGGTGGATGTTGATGTAGCTTGACCagctttggagaagtttgatgaagaagtgcttttaCTCTGTTCCGGACTGCTGCTTTCttcttagcagagatcaatTCATGGGGACTGCCAATTCTTCCTttctctcggtgttggactgactgAGGAGTTTCTTGCCTTGATATCCTTCCCATAACCCTTTTCGGGTCGTCTGAGGAAAGGACTTGAGCTAATTCTTAACTTTATCCCTTCAGAAACCCCTAACCGAGGGTTTCTTCCCTTTGCATCCTTttcatgaccctttcgggttttCCGAGGAAAGGATGCGGGCGGATTTTTATCTGGgtatccccaccataactctttcaaGTCGTTCGAGGGGGGGGAGTCGGGCTATTTCTTAGACTTCCACAATTTTTGAAACGAATTGGAAAGAGATCTTCTTTATTGATGATAAAATTTGtagagaaaaaacaaagaattacatATAATACTTCTTCAAGTGCTCGGCGTTCCACGATCTCGGGAGCATCTTCCCTGTCTCGGTCATCAGACGATAAGCTcctttctgatggcatcctactaCCTTATAGGGACCTTCCCATTTGGGTGCCATTTTGCCTTATGTTGGATCTTTTGTCATTAAGCTCACTTTCTTGAGTACCCAATCTTCGAGCTAAAAATTTTTAGGGACCACCAATTTATTGAAGTACCGAGTtgttcgattctgatatgctgCCCATGTAACTTGAgagtcgtctcttttctcctgtaAAAGATCTAGATGTAACTTGGCTTTTTCGTCATTGAGCCCGGGATTGTAGTAAGCTAAACGAAAATTCGGGGATCCCACTTCGGCTGGTATCACAGCCTCAGTCCCAAAGGTGAGTGAAAATGGCGTCTCGCCTGTTGGAGTTCTCcttgtggttcggtacgaccagaGCACCTCTGGAATATATTCAACCCATGgtcctttcttcttttcaagctttttcttcaatgtCCTTACTAGGGTCTTGTTTGTGGCCTCCACCTGCCCGTTCGCCTTTGGATACAGTACCGAGACATAGTAGTTTCGGATAAGAAGTTCTAAACACCACCTCCggaatggttcacagtcaaactgtttCCCATTGTCTGTGACAAACGCATGAGGGATTTCTAACTGACACACCACCGACTTCCAAAGGAAACTTGTGATGTTCGTtgtagttatagctgctaacgcttctgcttctgcccatttagtaaaatagtctacagctacaactcAGAACTTCCAACCCTATTTCCTTACAGGcattgggcttctgcttctgccCATTTAGTAAACTTCTCGGGCGCTGTCTTCATAAGTCTTGAGAACCTCTGGCATTTGTCACAATGCTTTACAAGAAGAGCTGAATCCTTACTAATCGTAGGCCAATAATAACCTGCTCGGATGGTcttttgtgccagcatccttcctcccgaATTGTTTCtgcacacaccttcatggatttcctTAAGAACATAATCTACCTCGGTCTTAAAGAGGCATTTGAGTAGGGGTTCGGAGTATCCCCTTTTATATAGTACTTCTTCGAGGAGGCAAAATCGTGTTGCTTGAATCTTCACCTTCCGAGCCTCAACCTTGTCTTCGGGTAACAACCCGTTTCTCAGAAATTGAATAATCTCTGTAGCCCATTTTGGTTCGTTCGGCGTTGTATCTGCTTCCATGACGTTAGTCTTCGAGGTTATCGATGGCTCGGTCAAAACAATAATCTGTCGTCTTGAcgcttcaatctcttcatttGTTCCTGATGCAAACTTTGAGAATTCATCTGCTCGGATATTTTCCTCCTGAGGTATCTTTGTGATAACGACCCTTTCAAAATAAGATTGGAATTGGCGCACCTGGTCCAGATATATGGCCATTCGATCTTCTTGTGTTTCAAATTGTCCTTGAACTTGGCCCACCACTACTTGAGAATCACTTCGAATTTCAACATTAATTgctcccatctctcgggataatgccaaacctgctattACGGCTTCATATTTTGCTTCATTATTCGTTGTGACAAAGTCCAGTTTTatagcaaaaccgaactcttgacCTTCAAGATTCCTGAGGAGGACACCTACCCCGCTTCTGCCCCGTGCCGAGGAACCATCCACATACACAACCCAGGTTAATTCTTTTGGAAGTTCTTCCGCTTCGGGGATGTTGCAAAATTCTACTAAGAAATCTGCCAGAACCTGCCCCTTGATAGTTGTctgaggatgaaactcgatatcgaattgtccgagttccactgcccagttgactaaccttCCCGAGAGATCAGGTTTTTGTagaaccttcttcatcggatactctGTTAAGACTCGAATAgcatgagcctgaaagtatggcctcaatctcctGGCCAAGACAATTAAAGCGAACACCAACTTTTCGATCCGGAGATATCTTTCCTCTGCTCCGTGAAGTGCCTTACTCGTAAAGTAGACTAATTTTTGAATCCCTGCATTTTCTCTAACTAAAGTCGAGCTTACCGCTGAGAGGGATACTGCCAAATAGAGATAGAGTTTTTCCCTTTCAGTAGGGCGACTCAACAATGGAGGGTTCGTTAAGTATTCCTTTAACTTTCCGAaaagcttcctcacattccTCACTCCACGTAAAcgcttttctcaaaattttaaagaagggaaggcacttatctgttgacCGTGACATGAATTGATTCAAGGCCGTAATTCTTCCTGTCAGCCGTTGGAGTTGTTTCGTTGTTCTCGGTTCCTCCATCTCAAGGACAGCcttgaccttctctggatttgCTTTGATACCCCTCTGTGATACCATGAACTCCAAAAATTTTCCTGAAGAAACTCTGAAGGCACACTTCATAGGGTTAAGCTTCACCTTGTACTTTCTCAAAGTCTggaaagtttctcggaggtcttctatgtgtttggCTGCCTGGATACTTTTAACCTGCATGTCATCTACGTACACCTCAACGTTTCTGCCAATTTGACTCCGAAACATCCTGTTCACCAGTCGCTGATAAGTGGCTCCCGCGTTCTTCAAACCGAAAGGCATCATCTTATAACAGTagagtcctcggtctgtgatgaaagcagttttttcTTGATCTGCTTCTTCCATGTAGATTTGGTTGTATCCCGAGAAAGCATCCATGAAGCTTAGGAGCTCATGCCCGGACGTCGAATCTACCAACAGATCAATTTGAGGCAAAGGAAAACTATCCTTCGGgcatgccttattcaagttagtgaaatctacgcacatcctccacttgccaTTAGACTTCTTTTCTAGTACCACATTGGGCAGCCACTAGGGTAATCCACCTCCTGGATAAATTCGTCTTTCAACAACTTCTCTACCTCTTCTGCAACAGCTTGATTTCGTTCAGCGGCAAAagttcttcttctctgtttcactGGCCGatgatttgggtccacattcatCTTATGGACAATGATCGAGGGATCAATCCttggcatatcttcatggctccagcgAATACATAACTATTGCGCCttaagaacgccaccagatcttccttcacgagttgggggagttgtgagcctatacaAACTTTCTTTCCCGGATTACCTatttcgaactcctccaagccttccacaggctcccccaacggtgattgctattccCCATCCTTCTTAGCTTTCTCACCCAGATTCTGCTGCCTCTGGGTGCTTTTCAGGGACAAGTTGTAACAATGTCTAGCCTCATTCTGGTCTCCCTTAACCACTCCAACTCCTTTTGTCGGGAACTTCATactgagatgtggtgttgagGTCACAGCTTTTAAGTCGTTGAGAGCTGTCCTTCCGATAATGGCGTTATAAGCTGGAACTCTGTCAACTATCAGGAATTTTACCATGATGACCTTTTGCCTCGGATAAGTCCCTGCCGTGACAGGGAGATCAATCGAACCGAGAGGCAGCACCTTCTCTTCAGCGAAACCCAATAAGTGGCATGAGACAGGGACCATTTTCTCCCATGGGACTCCCATGTAGTCAAAGACTGACTTAAACAGAATATTGGCCAAGCTCCCTGTGTCAACAAGGATCCGccgagtctgataatttgctattGTTAGAGTGACCACAAGGGCATTTGTGTGCGGAAGTGaaactccagcataatcatcatctgAAAAGCCTACAACCATAGGGTTACATTTCGAGACTTGGGGGGCTTTTGGACCGAATACACTTCAAAATCATCCAGCTGCCTGACATAAGCCTTCCGAGCCGAATTGGACTCTCCTCCACCTTcaaatcctcccgagatggtgtgaatGATGGGAAGGTTGCCTTGCTGCTCCAGTCGAGCTCTACTCCtgcttctttcccttctttcgTCCTCtcgaggccgaggtgctggtTCTCTGCTTCTACCTCTTCTCTCTTCCCGcctcggttgatagtttcttctttcattccaatcttcttctcttctaggCCTCGGATATTTGTCACGCTCCTGTTGGTTTCTCTCATTAACGAGAAATCGGACTAACTTCCCATTTTCGATGAACTTCTCAATCAATTGTCTCAGTGATACACACTGCTTGGTCAGGTGACCATATGAATCATGGAAGGCAAAGTATTTGTGAGCCAAGTGTGGAGGCGGATTTCCTGGGATGGGCCTCGGCCTCTGGTAGTTTGGATCTTTTTTGAGTTCCATAAGCACCTCGGTGAGAGAGGCATTTAATggagtccacttgtaatctccgaaattcttctttgccttct encodes:
- the LOC133873301 gene encoding uncharacterized protein LOC133873301; amino-acid sequence: MEEADQEKTAFITDRGLYCYKMMPFGLKNAGATYQRLVNRMFRSQIGRNVEVYVDDMQVKSIQAAKHIEDLRETFQTLRKYKVKLNPMKCAFRVSSGKFLEFMVSQRGIKANPEKVKAVLEMEEPRTTKQLQRLTGRITALNQFMSRSTDKCLPFFKILRKAFTWSEELSLSAVSSTLVRENAGIQKLVYFTSKALHGAEERYLRIEKLVFALIVLARRLRPYFQAHAIRVLTEYPMKKTTIKGQVLADFLVEFCNIPEAEELPKELTWVVYVDGSSARGRSGVGVLLRNLEGQEFGFAIKLDFVTTNNEAKYEAVIAGLALSREMGAINVEIRSDSQVVVGQVQGQFETQEDRMAIYLDQVRQFQSYFERVVITKIPQEENIRADEFSKFASGTNEEIEASRRQIIVLTEPSITSKTNVMEADTTPNEPKWATEIIQFLRNGLLPEDKVEARKVKIQATRFCLLEEVLYKRGYSEPLLKCLFKTEVDYVLKEIHEGVCRNNSGGRMLAQKTIRAGYYWPTISKDSALLVKHCDKCQRFSRLMKTAPEKFTKWAEAEAQCLFLWKSVVCQLEIPHAFVTDNGKQFDCEPFRRWCLELLIRNYYVSVLYPKANGQVEATNKTLVRTLKKKLEKKKGPWVEYIPEVLWSYRTTRRTPTGETPFSLTFGTEAVIPAEVGSPNFRLAYYNPGLNDEKAKLHLDLLQEKRDDSQVTWAAYQNRTTRYFNKLVVPKNF